From the genome of Leptolyngbya iicbica LK, one region includes:
- a CDS encoding polysaccharide deacetylase family protein: MRKLIGLTAIVVICFFLGNCVQRFVAASQMVPQLAFPLSAAAHEFAAMLQPRFPQVPIRAQPPVFNGTDINIDLINQWLGDSSPEVFLTFDDGPSAEATVQILDVLQRHDIKATFFVLGSNVSRLPDVVQRIVAEGHELALHSHTHPNFLTLTREQKEAEIAQSLSLLHWYFPEVRIRWFRPPYGKYDQEVVDIAHDYGMCIAMFNEISTDNNSSAGEIARVVLNSRGKIMVFHDGQWPPLGRLSEAEAQLVAGLNRSVGIAKGRGAKFMTLSDYFGGFCP; encoded by the coding sequence TTGAGAAAACTGATTGGGCTGACCGCGATCGTCGTCATCTGTTTCTTTCTCGGCAACTGCGTCCAGCGTTTCGTGGCCGCTAGCCAAATGGTGCCGCAACTTGCGTTTCCCCTCAGTGCGGCTGCCCATGAGTTTGCGGCCATGCTCCAGCCCCGCTTTCCACAAGTGCCGATCAGAGCACAACCGCCGGTGTTCAACGGCACCGACATCAACATTGACCTGATTAATCAGTGGCTCGGCGACAGCTCTCCCGAAGTTTTTCTCACCTTTGATGATGGTCCGAGCGCCGAGGCGACGGTGCAAATTTTAGATGTGTTGCAGCGGCATGACATCAAGGCCACTTTTTTCGTGCTGGGCAGCAACGTTAGCCGTTTACCGGATGTGGTGCAGCGCATTGTCGCCGAGGGGCACGAACTCGCCCTGCATTCCCACACTCATCCCAATTTTTTGACCCTGACCCGCGAGCAAAAAGAGGCCGAAATCGCCCAAAGTCTGTCACTCTTGCACTGGTACTTTCCCGAGGTGCGGATTCGCTGGTTTCGCCCACCCTATGGGAAATATGACCAGGAGGTCGTGGATATTGCCCATGACTACGGCATGTGCATCGCCATGTTCAACGAAATTTCCACCGACAACAATTCCTCAGCGGGGGAAATTGCGCGGGTGGTGCTCAACAGTCGGGGCAAGATTATGGTGTTCCACGATGGGCAATGGCCGCCACTGGGGCGATTGAGCGAGGCGGAAGCACAGCTGGTAGCCGGGCTCAATCGTTCTGTGGGGATCGCCAAGGGACGTGGAGCCAAATTTATGACGCTGAGCGATTATTTTGGCGGCTTTTGTCCGTGA
- the eno gene encoding phosphopyruvate hydratase produces the protein MSTAIKTIHAREILDSRGNPTVEVDVTLADGSLGRAAVPSGASTGIREANELRDGDKSRYLGKGVLQAVANVNGAIAAALTDMDATDLATIDGKMLQLDGTENKSKFGANAILGVSMAVARAAALSKQHPLYAYLNPDATLLPVPCFNIINGGAHADSTVDFQEFMISPVGAATFSEALRMGAEVYHALKSTLKKKGYSTGVGDEGGFAPNLKSNVEAIEVILEGIEAAGLKAGDQVAISLDPATSELYQDDGTYLFYKSDQSKKTAAEMVDLWESWLNQYPIISLEDGLGEQDWEGWQLLTQRLGDRLQLVGDDAFVTNPKIIQQAIADGVGNSTLIKVNQIGSITETLEAIKLSHDNGYTCMVSHRSGETPDDFIADLVVAMETGQIKSGAPCRGERLAKYNQLLRIEEALGDQARYAGLAAFKGKQLVA, from the coding sequence ATGAGCACCGCAATTAAGACGATTCACGCGAGAGAAATTCTCGATTCCCGGGGGAATCCGACGGTGGAAGTGGATGTGACGCTGGCCGACGGCAGCCTGGGCCGGGCTGCTGTGCCGTCAGGTGCGTCTACGGGCATCCGCGAGGCTAACGAATTGCGGGATGGCGATAAGTCTCGCTATCTCGGCAAGGGCGTTTTGCAGGCGGTGGCGAATGTGAATGGCGCGATCGCCGCTGCCCTCACCGATATGGACGCCACCGATCTCGCGACCATCGATGGCAAAATGCTGCAGCTAGACGGCACGGAAAACAAATCGAAGTTTGGCGCGAATGCGATCTTGGGTGTGTCGATGGCGGTGGCTCGCGCGGCTGCATTATCCAAACAGCATCCCCTTTACGCCTACCTCAATCCAGACGCGACGTTGCTGCCCGTGCCCTGCTTCAACATCATCAATGGTGGGGCGCACGCCGACAGCACGGTGGATTTCCAAGAATTCATGATTTCCCCGGTGGGAGCCGCCACCTTTTCCGAAGCGCTGCGCATGGGGGCGGAGGTGTATCACGCCCTCAAGTCCACGTTGAAAAAGAAAGGCTACAGCACCGGGGTCGGTGATGAGGGCGGCTTTGCGCCGAACTTGAAGTCCAATGTGGAAGCGATCGAGGTGATTCTCGAAGGCATTGAAGCGGCGGGTCTGAAAGCCGGGGATCAGGTGGCGATTTCCCTCGACCCCGCCACCAGCGAACTGTACCAGGACGACGGCACCTATCTGTTCTACAAGTCGGATCAGAGCAAAAAGACCGCTGCCGAGATGGTCGATCTGTGGGAAAGCTGGCTCAATCAGTACCCCATCATTTCTTTGGAAGATGGCTTGGGCGAGCAAGATTGGGAGGGTTGGCAGTTGCTGACTCAGCGGTTGGGCGATCGCCTCCAACTGGTGGGCGACGATGCCTTTGTCACGAATCCGAAGATTATCCAGCAGGCGATCGCGGATGGGGTCGGCAACTCCACCCTGATCAAGGTGAACCAGATTGGCTCCATCACCGAAACCCTGGAAGCCATCAAGCTATCCCACGACAACGGCTACACCTGCATGGTCAGCCACCGCTCGGGCGAAACCCCCGACGACTTTATCGCCGATCTCGTCGTCGCCATGGAAACGGGGCAAATCAAGTCCGGGGCGCCCTGTCGCGGCGAGCGGTTGGCGAAGTACAACCAGCTGCTCCGCATTGAGGAAGCCTTGGGGGACCAAGCCCGTTACGCCGGACTTGCGGCATTTAAAGGCAAGCAGTTGGTCGCTTAA